The Papio anubis isolate 15944 chromosome 1, Panubis1.0, whole genome shotgun sequence genome window below encodes:
- the ZNF362 gene encoding zinc finger protein 362 isoform X2, translated as MAEPRFNNPYFWPPPPTMPSQLDNLVLINKIKEQLMAEKIRPPHLPPTSASSQQPLLVPPAPAESSQAVMSLPKLQQVPGLHPQAVPQPDVALHARPATSTVTGLGLSTRTPAVSTSESSAGTGTGTGTSTPSTPTTTSQSRLIASSPTLISGITSPPLLDSIKTIQGHGLLGPPKSERGRKKIKAENPGGPPVLVVPYPILASGETAKEGKTYRCKVCPLTFFTKSEMQIHSKSHTEAKPHKCPHCSKSFANASYLAQHLRIHLGVKPYHCSYCDKSFRQLSHLQQHTRIHTGDRPYKCPHPGCEKAFTQLSNLQSHQRQHNKDKPYKCPNCYRAYSDSASLQIHLSAHAIKHAKAYCCSMCGRAYTSETYLMKHMSKHTVVEHLVSHHSPQRTESPGIPVRISLI; from the exons ATGGCCGAGCCTCGATTTAACAACCCCTACTTCtggccccctcctcccaccatgcccagccag CTGGACAACCTGGTCCTGATTAACAAGATCAAGGAGCAGCTGATGGCGGAGAAGATCAGGCCGCCTCACCTGCCGCCCACGTCGGCCTCGTCGCAGCAGCCGCTGCTAGTGCCGCCGGCGCCCGCGGAGAGCAGCCAGGCCGTCATGTCGCTGCCCAAGCTGCAGCAGGTGCCGGGGCTGCATCCGCAGGCGGTGCCGCAGCCCGACGTGGCGCTGCACGCGCGGCCGGCCACCAGCACCGTCACAG GTCTGGGGCTGTCCACCCGGACCCCGGCTGTGAGCACTTCTGAGTCGAGCGCGGGCACAGGCACGGGCACGGGTACCAGCACCCCGTCCacacccaccaccaccagccaGAGCCGCCTCATCGCCTCGTCCCCCACCCTCATCTCAGGGATCACCAGCCCCCCTCTCCTGGACTCCATCAAGACAATCCAGGGCCATGGCCTGCTTGGCCCCCCCAAGTCCGAACGCGGCCGCAAAAAGATCAAGGCGGAGAACCCGGGGGGTCCGCCTGTCCTTGTAGTCCCCTACCCCATCCTGGCCTCGGGCGAGACTGCCAAGGAGGGCAAGACGTACAG GTGTAAGGTATGCCCGCTGACCTTTTTCACCAAGTCGGAGATGCAGATCCACTCCAAGTCGCACACAGAGGCCAAGCCCCACAAGTGCCCGCACTGCTCCAAGTCCTTTGCCAACGCCTCCTACCTGGCCCAGCACCTGCGCATCCACCTGGGCGTCAAGCCCTACCACTGCTCCTACTGTGATAAGTCCTTCCGGCAGCTCTCCCACCTCCAGCAGCACACCAG AATCCACACAGGCGACAGACCCTACAAGTGCCCACATCCTGGCTGTGAGAAGGCTTTCACTCAGCTCTCCAACCTCCAG TCTCACCAGCGCCAGCACAACAAGGACAAGCCCTACAAGTGTCCCAACTGCTACCGGGCCTACTCGGACTCCGCCTCCCTGCAGATCCACCTCTCGGCCCATGCCATCAAGCACGCCAAGGCCTACTGCTGCAGCATGTGTGGGCGGGCCTACACCTCG